A window of Streptomyces armeniacus contains these coding sequences:
- the hutH gene encoding histidine ammonia-lyase — protein sequence MHTVVVEPSGTSAEDVLAVARDGARVELSQETLDAIAAARGFVDDLAAKPEPVYGVSTGFGALAVRHISPGLRAQLQRNIVRSHAAGMGPRVEREVVRALMFLRLKTVCSGRTGVRPEVAQTMADVLNAGITPVVHEYGSLGCSGDLAPLSHCALTLLGEGEAEGPGAARGSAPGAAGGTGAAEGAVRPAAELLAEHGIAPVELREKEGLALLNGTDGMLGMLVMACADLARLLTSADITAALTLEGLLGTDRVLAPELHAIRPHPGLADSAANMRKVLAGSGLTGHHQDDAPRVQDAYSVRCAPQVAGAVRDTLAHARTVAGRELASAVDNPVVLPDGRVESNGNFHGAPVAYVLDFLAIAAADLGSIAERRTDRLLDKNRSHGLPPFLAQDAGVDSGLMIAQYTQAALVSELKRLAVPASADSIPSSAMQEDHVSMGWSAARKLRTAVDNLTRIIAIELYAAARAVELRAAEGPVPAPASRAVLAAARDAGVAGAGQDRHLAPDMAAAEAFVRSGGLVAAAESVTGPLV from the coding sequence ATGCACACTGTGGTGGTGGAACCGTCCGGCACGAGCGCCGAGGACGTTCTCGCCGTTGCCCGGGACGGTGCCCGGGTCGAGCTCTCCCAGGAGACCCTGGACGCCATCGCCGCCGCGCGCGGGTTCGTCGACGACCTGGCGGCCAAGCCCGAGCCCGTGTACGGCGTCTCCACCGGCTTCGGCGCTCTCGCCGTCCGGCACATCAGTCCCGGTCTCCGCGCCCAGCTGCAGCGCAACATCGTGCGCTCGCACGCCGCGGGCATGGGCCCGCGCGTGGAGCGCGAGGTGGTGCGCGCGCTGATGTTCCTGCGGCTCAAGACGGTCTGCTCGGGCCGCACGGGCGTACGCCCCGAGGTCGCGCAGACCATGGCCGACGTGCTCAACGCGGGCATCACACCCGTCGTCCACGAGTACGGTTCCCTCGGCTGCTCCGGCGACCTGGCCCCCCTCTCGCACTGCGCGCTGACGCTGCTGGGCGAGGGCGAGGCCGAAGGGCCCGGCGCGGCGCGGGGGTCCGCGCCGGGCGCCGCGGGCGGCACGGGCGCCGCGGAGGGCGCCGTACGGCCCGCCGCCGAGCTGCTCGCCGAGCACGGCATCGCCCCCGTCGAGCTGCGCGAGAAGGAGGGCCTCGCCCTCCTCAACGGCACCGACGGCATGCTCGGCATGCTCGTCATGGCCTGCGCCGACCTGGCGCGGCTGCTGACCTCCGCCGACATCACCGCGGCGCTCACCCTGGAGGGCCTGCTCGGCACCGACCGGGTGCTCGCGCCCGAGCTGCACGCCATCCGGCCGCACCCGGGGCTGGCCGACAGTGCGGCCAACATGCGGAAGGTGCTGGCCGGTTCGGGCCTGACCGGGCACCACCAGGACGACGCGCCGCGCGTCCAGGACGCGTACTCCGTACGGTGTGCCCCGCAGGTCGCGGGCGCCGTACGGGACACGCTCGCGCACGCCCGTACGGTCGCCGGGCGCGAACTCGCCTCCGCCGTCGACAATCCGGTGGTGCTGCCCGACGGCCGAGTGGAGTCGAACGGCAACTTCCACGGCGCGCCCGTCGCTTACGTGCTCGACTTCCTCGCCATCGCCGCCGCGGACCTCGGTTCCATCGCAGAGCGCCGCACGGACCGGCTGCTGGACAAGAACCGTTCGCACGGGCTGCCGCCGTTCCTGGCGCAGGACGCCGGGGTCGACTCGGGGCTGATGATCGCGCAGTACACACAGGCCGCGCTGGTCAGCGAGTTGAAGCGGCTCGCGGTGCCCGCGTCGGCCGACTCGATCCCGTCCTCCGCGATGCAGGAGGACCACGTGTCGATGGGCTGGTCGGCGGCGCGCAAGCTGCGGACGGCGGTGGACAACCTGACGCGGATCATCGCCATCGAGCTCTACGCGGCGGCGCGCGCCGTCGAGTTGCGCGCGGCGGAGGGGCCCGTGCCGGCGCCGGCATCGCGCGCGGTGCTCGCGGCGGCGCGGGACGCCGGGGTCGCGGGCGCGGGCCAGGACCGTCACCTGGCACCGGACATGGCGGCGGCCGAGGCGTTCGTACGGAGCGGCGGGCTGGTCGCGGCGGCGGAGTCGGTAACCGGGCCGCTGGTCTGA
- a CDS encoding GGDEF domain-containing protein → MGEDARLRAVVELAQAMAAAHTSLEVAYAAAAGAREAMGGAFAAVSVWEREHGRLRVLVNVGALADDEAEYPDDESYPVHDFPEITEFLHERWACGGGEPHAWVETADGTRVGAHISARASGRRAEALRRRGRGCCVVAPIVLHGRAWGELYVAREAGAPVFRRDDADFASVLAAIIAAGIAQNERLEEVRQLAFTDPLTGLANRRAVDARLDEAIELHRTEDAVVSLAVCDINGLKRVNDEHGHTAGDRLLERFGSVLSLCGAMLPGALAARLGGDEFCLLAVGLPADEVVRAADELCRRAGELELGEGVACGVASTGDPIGPVRSARRLFRLADAAQYRAKAARAEKPVVAGRDGGPEDPVIRLADAPARPGGERRRFRGSAPH, encoded by the coding sequence ATGGGAGAGGACGCGCGGCTGCGGGCGGTCGTGGAACTGGCGCAGGCCATGGCGGCGGCCCACACGTCGCTCGAGGTCGCGTACGCGGCGGCCGCGGGCGCCCGGGAGGCGATGGGCGGCGCGTTCGCGGCGGTCTCCGTCTGGGAACGGGAGCACGGGCGGCTGCGCGTACTGGTGAACGTGGGCGCGCTCGCGGACGACGAGGCGGAGTACCCGGACGACGAGTCGTACCCGGTGCACGACTTCCCCGAGATCACCGAGTTCCTGCACGAGCGCTGGGCGTGCGGCGGCGGCGAGCCGCACGCCTGGGTGGAGACGGCGGACGGCACCCGCGTCGGCGCACACATCAGCGCGCGCGCCAGCGGCAGGCGGGCGGAGGCGCTGCGGCGCCGCGGCCGCGGCTGCTGCGTGGTGGCGCCGATCGTGCTGCACGGCCGGGCGTGGGGCGAGCTGTACGTCGCGCGGGAGGCCGGCGCACCGGTCTTCCGGCGGGACGACGCCGACTTCGCGTCCGTGCTCGCCGCGATCATCGCGGCCGGGATCGCCCAGAACGAGCGGCTGGAGGAGGTGCGCCAACTCGCCTTCACCGACCCCCTCACGGGCCTCGCGAACCGCCGCGCAGTGGACGCCAGGCTGGACGAGGCGATCGAGCTGCACCGTACGGAGGACGCTGTCGTCAGCCTCGCCGTATGCGACATCAACGGCCTCAAGCGCGTGAACGACGAGCACGGGCACACGGCCGGCGACCGGCTGCTGGAGCGCTTCGGCTCGGTGCTGTCGCTGTGCGGCGCGATGCTGCCGGGCGCGCTGGCGGCGCGGCTGGGCGGGGACGAGTTCTGCCTGCTCGCGGTGGGCCTGCCCGCCGACGAGGTGGTGCGCGCGGCGGACGAACTGTGCCGCCGGGCAGGGGAGTTGGAGCTGGGCGAGGGCGTCGCGTGCGGGGTCGCGTCGACGGGCGACCCGATCGGGCCCGTACGGTCCGCGCGCCGGCTGTTCCGGCTGGCGGACGCGGCGCAGTACCGCGCGAAGGCGGCGCGCGCGGAGAAACCGGTCGTCGCGGGGCGGGACGGCGGCCCGGAGGACCCGGTGATCCGGCTGGCGGACGCCCCGGCCCGGCCGGGGGGTGAACGGCGCCGCTTCAGGGGGAGCGCGCCGCATTGA
- a CDS encoding enoyl-CoA hydratase/isomerase family protein has product MTRYGEWVEVRTGASDGTSDGTSDGASEGAGAAHVAELVLDRPGAMNAVSTELARGLAAACADLARDTSVRVVVLTSTHERAFCVGADLKERNSFTDAELGRQRPHARAAYTGVLELPMPTIAAVHGYALGGGFELALSCDLIVADPSAVVGLPEVSVGVIPGGGGTQLLPRRVGAARAAELIFSARRVEAPEAHGLGLVDQLVGPGEDRTEALALAGRIAANSPVGLRAAKRALRTGWGTGLRAGLEIEDAAWRSTAFSGDRAEGVAAFNEKRKPDWPGE; this is encoded by the coding sequence ATGACGCGGTACGGCGAGTGGGTCGAGGTCAGGACCGGAGCGAGCGACGGTACGAGCGACGGTACGAGCGACGGCGCGAGCGAGGGAGCGGGCGCGGCGCACGTCGCCGAGCTGGTGCTGGACCGGCCGGGGGCGATGAACGCCGTCTCCACCGAGCTGGCCCGCGGCCTCGCCGCCGCCTGCGCGGATCTCGCGCGGGACACCTCCGTACGGGTGGTAGTCCTGACCTCGACGCACGAGCGCGCCTTCTGCGTCGGCGCCGACCTCAAGGAGCGCAACTCCTTCACGGACGCCGAGCTGGGCCGTCAGCGCCCGCACGCGCGGGCCGCGTACACCGGCGTGCTGGAGCTGCCCATGCCGACGATCGCCGCCGTACACGGCTACGCCCTCGGCGGCGGCTTCGAGCTGGCGCTCTCCTGCGACCTCATCGTGGCCGACCCGAGCGCCGTCGTCGGGCTGCCGGAGGTGTCGGTCGGGGTGATCCCGGGCGGCGGCGGTACGCAGTTGCTGCCGCGCCGCGTGGGTGCCGCACGCGCGGCAGAGTTGATCTTCAGCGCGCGCCGGGTCGAGGCGCCGGAGGCGCACGGGCTGGGGCTCGTGGACCAGCTGGTGGGGCCGGGCGAGGACCGTACGGAGGCGCTGGCGCTGGCCGGCCGTATCGCCGCGAACTCGCCGGTCGGGCTGCGGGCGGCCAAGCGGGCGCTGCGTACGGGCTGGGGCACCGGCCTGCGGGCCGGGCTGGAGATCGAGGACGCGGCCTGGCGCAGCACCGCGTTCTCCGGGGACCGGGCGGAGGGCGTGGCCGCGTTCAACGAGAAGCGGAAGCCGGACTGGCCGGGGGAGTAA
- a CDS encoding adenylate/guanylate cyclase domain-containing protein, which yields MAVDEPDTPGGEAASASPHGGPEDDPSALRIEELILGSPRQYTPFQAARAAGVPMELASRFWRAMGFADVGQARALTEGDVLALRRLSGLVEAGLLSESMAVQVARSAGQTTARLADWQVDSFLESLTDPPEPGMTRNEVTYPLVQLLLPELEEFLVYVWRRQLAAATGRVVQNDEEEMVDRRQAIGFADLVGFTRLTRRLEDEELGELVEAFETTAADLVAAHGGRLIKALGDEVLYVAEDAGTAAEIGMRLIETMGNDNTMPELRVGIAFGTMTTRMGDVFGNTVNLASRLTSIAPKDTVLVDDAFRSELTAAGDAPESEKESEDLSGFRFALQPLYRRPVRGLGIVEPWLLTRRT from the coding sequence GTGGCCGTGGATGAGCCGGACACTCCCGGCGGCGAGGCGGCCTCCGCGTCCCCGCACGGCGGCCCCGAGGACGACCCCAGTGCCCTTCGGATCGAGGAGCTGATCCTCGGTTCGCCGCGGCAGTACACGCCGTTTCAGGCGGCCCGCGCCGCGGGTGTGCCGATGGAGCTCGCGTCCCGCTTCTGGCGCGCGATGGGCTTCGCCGACGTAGGCCAGGCCCGCGCGCTGACCGAGGGCGACGTGCTCGCCCTGCGGCGGCTCTCCGGCCTGGTGGAGGCCGGGCTGCTCAGCGAGTCGATGGCGGTGCAGGTCGCCCGTTCGGCGGGACAGACCACGGCACGGCTGGCCGACTGGCAGGTGGACTCGTTCCTGGAGAGCCTCACCGACCCGCCCGAGCCGGGCATGACCCGCAACGAGGTCACGTACCCGCTGGTCCAGCTGCTGCTGCCGGAGCTGGAGGAGTTCCTCGTGTACGTCTGGCGCCGCCAGCTGGCGGCGGCCACCGGACGGGTCGTACAGAACGACGAGGAGGAGATGGTCGACCGGCGGCAGGCGATCGGCTTCGCCGACCTGGTCGGCTTCACCCGGCTGACCCGCCGGCTGGAGGACGAGGAACTCGGCGAACTGGTCGAGGCGTTCGAGACCACCGCCGCCGACCTGGTCGCCGCACACGGCGGTCGGCTGATCAAGGCGCTGGGCGACGAGGTGCTGTACGTCGCCGAGGACGCGGGCACGGCGGCGGAGATCGGGATGCGGCTCATCGAGACGATGGGCAACGACAACACGATGCCGGAGCTCCGCGTCGGCATCGCCTTCGGCACCATGACGACGCGGATGGGCGACGTCTTCGGCAACACCGTCAACCTCGCGAGCCGGCTGACGTCGATAGCGCCGAAGGACACGGTGCTGGTGGACGACGCGTTCCGCTCGGAGCTCACGGCGGCGGGTGACGCGCCGGAGTCGGAGAAGGAGAGCGAGGACCTCTCGGGTTTCCGCTTCGCGCTCCAGCCGCTGTACCGGCGGCCGGTCCGGGGCCTCGGCATCGTCGAACCCTGGCTCCTGACCCGCCGCACCTGA
- a CDS encoding biotin--[acetyl-CoA-carboxylase] ligase, producing MTRKPPDGQGNRWSDLDRPPLNADSLRRALVRPGSMFTSLDVLDEVGSTNTELVERVRAGDAGAGAVLVAEEQTAGRGRLERSWTAPPRSGLFFSMALEPVAPVERWGWLPLLTGVATATALARAAGLDTSLKWPNDLLADVDGSERKIGGILAERAGERAVVVGIGLNVSLRADELPAPGAGSLALAGAQGTDRDPLLRAVLRSLEEWYGRWNGADGDPGASGVQEAYAAGCATLGRSVRAELPGGGDVTGEAVAVDGDGRLVLATSAGMQRPIGAGDIVHLRGADD from the coding sequence ATGACCCGGAAACCGCCCGACGGCCAGGGAAACCGCTGGTCCGACCTTGATCGGCCACCGCTGAACGCCGACTCGCTGCGGCGCGCGCTGGTGCGCCCCGGCAGCATGTTCACTTCCCTCGACGTGCTCGACGAGGTCGGCTCCACCAACACCGAACTCGTCGAGCGCGTGCGCGCCGGGGACGCCGGGGCAGGCGCGGTGCTCGTGGCGGAGGAGCAGACCGCCGGACGCGGCCGGCTCGAACGCAGCTGGACGGCGCCCCCGCGCTCCGGACTCTTCTTCTCCATGGCGCTCGAGCCCGTCGCGCCCGTCGAACGCTGGGGCTGGCTCCCGCTGCTCACCGGCGTCGCGACCGCGACCGCGCTCGCGCGCGCCGCCGGCCTCGACACCTCCCTGAAGTGGCCCAACGACCTGCTCGCCGACGTCGACGGCAGCGAACGCAAGATCGGCGGCATCCTCGCGGAGCGCGCGGGCGAACGCGCCGTCGTCGTCGGCATCGGGCTCAACGTCTCGCTGCGCGCCGACGAACTCCCCGCCCCCGGCGCGGGCTCACTGGCGCTCGCCGGGGCTCAGGGCACGGACCGCGATCCGCTGCTGCGCGCCGTGCTCCGTTCGCTGGAGGAGTGGTACGGCCGCTGGAACGGCGCGGACGGCGACCCGGGAGCGAGCGGCGTTCAGGAGGCGTACGCCGCGGGCTGCGCGACGCTCGGCCGTTCCGTACGCGCGGAACTGCCCGGCGGCGGCGACGTGACCGGCGAGGCCGTGGCCGTCGACGGCGACGGACGGCTGGTCCTCGCCACGTCGGCCGGTATGCAGCGGCCGATCGGGGCGGGTGACATCGTGCACCTGCGCGGCGCTGACGACTGA
- a CDS encoding LysR family transcriptional regulator, with protein MGDIEIQDLRLLRAVADTGSLSGAARQLGTSQGNISRQLQRIERVTGLTLFQRHSRGAAPTQAGRMLLRGADTVLPLVDQLLLSAAEHAAEYDAERDGEYDGEHGGEGAGAPRTGRSLRLGAVPTTVLPALTSTLATLLPQTPLDLRLDESPEVLLGLLRGGRLDLAVLRHWPVLDAPLSGRVDTAVIAEERLHVGVAAQHPLARRPCVTLADLRDLSGQGPGIPVLAEAGHGALCRHLVVAAERHGIRLPVSCAADRTDATARACAMSAVLLGYHGPAPVPGIVHLPLNDDATRCLLLLAWPAGGGLARHGAELAALARETYG; from the coding sequence ATGGGGGACATCGAGATACAGGACCTGCGACTGCTGCGCGCCGTCGCCGACACCGGCAGCCTCAGCGGTGCCGCACGTCAACTCGGCACGAGCCAGGGCAACATCAGCCGCCAGCTGCAGCGCATCGAACGCGTCACCGGCCTCACCCTGTTCCAGCGGCACAGCCGCGGGGCGGCACCCACCCAGGCCGGACGGATGCTGCTGCGCGGCGCCGACACCGTGCTGCCGCTGGTGGACCAGCTCCTGCTGTCGGCCGCGGAACACGCCGCCGAGTACGACGCGGAACGCGATGGCGAGTACGACGGTGAGCACGGCGGCGAGGGCGCCGGCGCACCGCGCACCGGCCGCTCCTTACGGCTCGGCGCCGTCCCCACCACCGTTCTGCCCGCCCTCACCTCCACCCTCGCCACGCTGCTCCCGCAGACGCCGCTGGACCTGCGCCTCGACGAGTCGCCCGAGGTGCTTCTCGGGCTCCTCCGCGGCGGCCGCCTCGACCTGGCCGTCCTGCGCCACTGGCCGGTGCTGGACGCGCCGTTGTCCGGCCGGGTCGACACCGCCGTCATCGCCGAGGAACGGCTCCACGTCGGCGTCGCCGCCCAGCATCCGCTGGCCCGCCGCCCCTGCGTCACCCTCGCCGACCTCCGCGACCTGTCCGGCCAGGGCCCCGGGATCCCCGTACTCGCCGAGGCCGGGCACGGCGCGCTCTGCCGCCACCTCGTCGTCGCCGCCGAGCGCCACGGCATCCGACTGCCCGTCAGCTGCGCCGCCGACCGCACCGACGCGACCGCGCGCGCCTGCGCGATGAGCGCGGTGCTGCTCGGCTACCACGGGCCGGCGCCCGTCCCGGGCATCGTCCACCTCCCGCTGAACGACGACGCCACCCGCTGCCTGCTGCTGCTCGCCTGGCCGGCGGGGGGCGGGCTGGCCCGGCACGGCGCGGAACTCGCGGCGCTGGCGCGCGAGACGTACGGCTGA
- a CDS encoding LysR family transcriptional regulator → MDLQLRHLRNLCAIAAAGSLNRAAAGLGLPQPALSRQVRRVEELLGGALFERGSDGVRPTALGETVLTHAETIIRQFDELGHQVRHHQQHHRRTLRVAWSAGAMYEQLLYCLRRLCPDERLQIVAAGSSYELTRLLRDGEVDVALREQSTDRLFPCGDAVVEVPLAHIPVVAVLPERHRMASAARLSLADLADEEWISTSGPDRCHDFLNRLCGPYGFSPRVAYDIPVTGPRCEVVRHQRCVTLLQVSRALAPGVIQRYLPDLELSVRHSVAYRKDSRIAAYVPALVALLAQAYRVRASVCLAPGTLPEPSAVPRAVVPPSVVPPSVVPPSVVPRPAEGADRTRVP, encoded by the coding sequence ATGGACTTGCAGCTGCGCCACTTACGGAATCTGTGCGCGATCGCCGCTGCCGGATCCCTCAATAGGGCGGCCGCCGGGCTCGGTCTGCCGCAGCCCGCGCTGAGCCGGCAGGTCCGCCGTGTGGAGGAGCTGCTCGGCGGCGCGCTGTTCGAGCGCGGCTCGGACGGCGTACGCCCGACCGCCCTCGGCGAGACGGTGCTGACGCACGCCGAGACGATCATCCGGCAGTTCGACGAGCTGGGCCACCAGGTGCGGCACCACCAGCAGCACCACCGCCGCACCCTGCGGGTGGCCTGGTCGGCCGGCGCGATGTACGAGCAACTCCTCTACTGCCTGCGCCGGTTGTGCCCCGACGAGCGGCTGCAGATCGTCGCCGCCGGCTCCTCGTACGAGCTGACCCGACTGCTGCGGGACGGCGAGGTCGACGTGGCCCTGCGCGAGCAGTCGACCGACCGGCTGTTCCCGTGCGGCGACGCGGTGGTCGAGGTGCCGCTCGCGCACATCCCGGTTGTCGCCGTCCTCCCCGAGCGCCACCGGATGGCCTCGGCGGCCCGGCTCAGCCTGGCCGACCTCGCCGACGAGGAGTGGATCTCCACGTCCGGGCCCGACCGCTGCCACGACTTCCTCAACCGGCTGTGCGGCCCGTACGGCTTCAGCCCGCGCGTCGCGTACGACATCCCCGTGACCGGCCCCCGCTGCGAAGTCGTCCGGCACCAGCGGTGCGTGACCCTGCTTCAGGTGTCGCGGGCGCTGGCGCCCGGCGTGATCCAGCGGTACCTGCCGGATCTCGAGCTGAGCGTCCGGCACTCGGTGGCGTACCGCAAGGACAGCCGCATCGCCGCGTACGTGCCCGCCCTGGTGGCCCTGCTCGCGCAGGCGTACCGGGTGCGCGCCAGCGTCTGCCTCGCGCCTGGCACGCTGCCTGAGCCGTCCGCGGTGCCGCGGGCCGTCGTGCCGCCGTCCGTCGTGCCGCCGTCCGTCGTGCCGCCGTCCGTCGTGCCGCGGCCCGCCGAGGGCGCCGACCGCACCCGCGTGCCGTAG
- a CDS encoding tRNA-dependent cyclodipeptide synthase produces MFDVEPLTAGCGELLPRATHVCIGVSPFNGYFRTPRITALAEWALRTFDGCHFFVPDTVAAYTLQAQGYPLGRARHKAQRQGQYVHNKVATALRSLAVPDPCEQVWGMDRLRRNARYAELLDEANGLFDGDRRFRDACLDASRWVLEHKLAPGAEPTREQLLLAVRYFLAELPLFADSGGIAAAEGAGDGGVSMFVYHQRVRFLERFYGGELPWSAAPGQGFLVVREHGSGPAPEAGQRRRDATARVTVS; encoded by the coding sequence ATGTTCGACGTTGAACCACTTACCGCGGGATGCGGTGAGTTACTGCCCAGGGCCACCCATGTGTGTATTGGCGTCAGCCCCTTCAACGGCTACTTCCGCACCCCCCGCATCACGGCGTTGGCGGAATGGGCCCTGCGCACCTTCGACGGCTGCCACTTCTTCGTCCCCGACACGGTCGCCGCGTACACCCTGCAGGCCCAGGGCTATCCGCTCGGCCGGGCCCGGCACAAGGCGCAGCGGCAGGGCCAGTACGTCCACAACAAGGTGGCCACCGCGCTCCGTTCGCTGGCCGTGCCCGACCCCTGCGAACAGGTGTGGGGCATGGACCGGCTGCGGCGGAACGCGCGGTACGCGGAGCTGCTGGACGAGGCGAACGGGCTGTTCGACGGCGACCGGCGGTTCCGCGACGCCTGCCTGGACGCCTCCCGCTGGGTGCTGGAGCACAAGCTGGCACCGGGCGCCGAGCCCACCCGCGAGCAACTGCTCCTCGCCGTGCGGTACTTCCTGGCCGAGCTGCCGCTGTTCGCCGACTCCGGCGGCATCGCGGCGGCCGAGGGCGCGGGGGACGGCGGCGTGTCGATGTTCGTGTACCACCAGCGGGTGCGATTCCTGGAGCGCTTCTACGGCGGCGAGTTGCCCTGGTCCGCCGCCCCCGGGCAGGGCTTCCTCGTCGTACGGGAGCACGGTTCGGGGCCCGCGCCGGAGGCCGGGCAACGGCGCCGGGACGCCACGGCACGGGTGACGGTGAGCTGA
- a CDS encoding purine-cytosine permease family protein gives MSAAESGTRTAAGSSEARDDYALTRVPEEARRSWVSVAVQRFGQVSSFQQFLVGAVLGFGMRFWDAVLAITVGSVMLETVTILLGVAGVREGLSTSVLARWSGFGRKGSALVGLLIALSLAGWFGVQNGVFAQGMHDLAGGCPQWVWALLGGAVITVITVYGFSMMAWTAYLTVPAFLFLAAFSVVDTLRGHSLTALMEAPPPGPALSLAEGTTLVSGAFILGAIMTPDMTRFNRRPADVVKQTLISVTLGEYLIGLTAVLLAQAARTADIVGIITTSSGVLGTLILATAILKINDWNLYSSSLGLVNSLDVLFGRQVSRRSVTVLIGAAGTALSAVGIMDRFTDFLETIGILAPPVAGIIIAEYFVVRRFRGELDRARRAGVLPGNQQDWMPLSLVCWAAAALVGKFVDQGIPTINSLLAAFALYAVAGRVRTARTARRPPPSAGAGPLDITLTKAGG, from the coding sequence ATGTCCGCCGCGGAGAGCGGCACCCGTACGGCCGCCGGGAGCAGCGAGGCGCGGGACGACTACGCGCTGACCCGGGTGCCCGAGGAGGCCCGCCGGTCGTGGGTGTCGGTGGCCGTGCAGCGGTTCGGGCAGGTCTCGTCCTTCCAGCAGTTCCTGGTCGGCGCCGTGCTCGGGTTCGGGATGCGGTTCTGGGACGCGGTGCTGGCGATCACCGTCGGGTCGGTGATGCTCGAGACCGTCACCATCCTGCTGGGCGTCGCCGGGGTCCGCGAGGGCCTCTCGACCTCCGTGCTGGCCCGCTGGTCGGGATTCGGACGCAAGGGCTCCGCGCTGGTCGGGCTGCTCATCGCGCTGAGCCTGGCGGGCTGGTTCGGGGTGCAGAACGGGGTGTTCGCGCAGGGGATGCACGATCTGGCCGGCGGCTGCCCGCAGTGGGTCTGGGCGCTGCTCGGCGGGGCCGTGATCACGGTCATCACGGTGTACGGGTTCTCGATGATGGCCTGGACCGCGTACCTCACGGTGCCGGCGTTCCTCTTCCTCGCCGCGTTCTCCGTGGTCGACACCCTGCGCGGCCACTCCCTGACCGCCCTGATGGAAGCGCCGCCGCCCGGGCCCGCGCTGTCGCTCGCGGAGGGGACGACGCTGGTGTCCGGGGCGTTCATCCTCGGCGCGATCATGACGCCTGACATGACCCGGTTCAACCGCCGGCCCGCCGACGTCGTCAAGCAGACGCTGATCAGCGTGACGCTGGGCGAGTACCTGATCGGGCTGACGGCGGTGCTGCTGGCGCAGGCCGCACGGACCGCGGACATCGTCGGCATCATCACCACCTCGTCGGGCGTGCTGGGCACGCTGATCCTGGCGACCGCGATTCTGAAGATCAACGACTGGAATCTGTATTCCTCTTCGCTGGGCCTGGTCAATTCCCTGGACGTGCTGTTCGGACGGCAGGTGAGCAGACGGTCGGTGACCGTGCTGATCGGCGCGGCGGGAACGGCGCTGTCCGCGGTCGGCATCATGGACCGGTTCACGGATTTCCTGGAGACGATCGGAATTTTGGCGCCGCCGGTGGCCGGCATCATCATCGCCGAGTATTTCGTGGTACGGCGCTTCCGCGGCGAGTTGGACCGGGCCCGGCGGGCCGGCGTACTTCCCGGAAACCAACAGGACTGGATGCCGCTGTCGTTGGTGTGCTGGGCGGCCGCCGCGCTCGTCGGCAAATTCGTCGACCAGGGCATTCCCACGATCAATTCGCTGCTCGCCGCCTTCGCGCTGTACGCGGTCGCGGGCCGCGTACGGACGGCGCGTACGGCACGCCGTCCCCCGCCTTCCGCCGGGGCCGGGCCATTGGACATCACGCTGACGAAAGCCGGAGGTTGA
- a CDS encoding rhodanese-like domain-containing protein — MLPLVTRDELKKEIDAGSVTVVDTMPADYYRAEHLPTAVNIPGFPYEQAAAFTDELAPRLLPDPAAPIVVYCANVPCRNSELVGARLLRLGYTHVRKYREGIEDWVAGGLPTARKGDNAPHS; from the coding sequence GTGCTTCCCCTGGTGACAAGGGACGAGTTGAAGAAGGAGATCGACGCGGGCTCGGTGACCGTGGTCGACACCATGCCGGCCGACTATTACCGCGCCGAGCATCTGCCTACCGCCGTGAACATTCCCGGCTTCCCCTACGAGCAGGCCGCCGCGTTCACCGACGAACTGGCGCCGCGGCTGCTGCCCGACCCCGCCGCGCCCATCGTCGTGTACTGCGCGAACGTGCCCTGCCGCAACAGCGAACTCGTCGGCGCCCGTCTGCTCCGCCTCGGCTACACCCACGTGCGCAAGTACCGCGAGGGAATCGAGGACTGGGTCGCCGGCGGCCTCCCCACCGCGAGGAAAGGAGACAACGCGCCCCACTCGTAA
- a CDS encoding thioredoxin family protein, with amino-acid sequence MLRKGTVVAAAVVMLLGGAALPAFGASPAASQAAAPAPAADPTVIDVTSENYQQVMEMSKEKPVVLDFTAEWCQWCQKQKPYLQRYHDEDDGSWIWARVDVDRNPDLQRQWGVRGIPALLNIQNGEEAGSRLVGFDGPESLRRWLSNL; translated from the coding sequence ATGCTCAGAAAAGGAACGGTCGTGGCCGCCGCGGTGGTCATGCTGCTGGGCGGTGCCGCCCTCCCCGCCTTCGGCGCCTCCCCCGCCGCCTCACAGGCCGCCGCTCCGGCTCCGGCCGCGGACCCGACTGTCATCGATGTGACCTCGGAGAACTACCAGCAGGTCATGGAGATGTCGAAGGAAAAGCCGGTCGTCCTCGACTTCACCGCCGAGTGGTGCCAGTGGTGCCAGAAGCAGAAGCCATATCTGCAGCGGTACCACGACGAGGACGACGGCTCCTGGATATGGGCACGCGTCGACGTCGACCGGAATCCGGACCTTCAGCGGCAGTGGGGCGTCCGCGGGATTCCCGCGCTGCTGAACATCCAGAACGGTGAGGAAGCGGGCAGCCGCCTCGTCGGATTCGACGGGCCGGAATCCCTGCGCCGCTGGCTGTCCAACCTCTAG